Proteins found in one Melospiza georgiana isolate bMelGeo1 chromosome 1, bMelGeo1.pri, whole genome shotgun sequence genomic segment:
- the PDIA4 gene encoding protein disulfide-isomerase A4, producing MRMRGLWVLVLLLGLAQIALLARGAAAQEEFGDGESVTKEADDEGDDDDDEEDDEDDDDSVVKEENGVLVLNDANFDTFTADKDTVLLEFYAPWCGHCKQFAPEYEKIAKTLKEHDPPIPVAKIDATAATSLSSRFDVSGYPTIKILKKGQAVDYDGSRTEDAIVAKVKEVSDPNWTPPPEATLVLTQDNFDEVVNDADIILVEFYAPWCGHCKRLAPEYEKAAQELSKRTPPIPLAKVDATAETELAKKFDVTGYPTLKIFRKGKPYDYSGPREKYGIVDYMIEQAGPPSKQIQATKQVQEFLKDGDDVIIIGVFSGENDKTYQLYQEAANGLREDYKFHHTFSNEIAKLLKVSPGKLVVMQPEKFQSKHESKMHVLNLKDSTDGSEIKEHVLKHALPLVGHRKPSNDAKRYSKRPLVVVYYSVDFSFDYRVATQYWRSKVLEVAKDFPEYAFAVSDEEDYSSEIKDLGLLESGEDVNAAILDEGGKKYAMEPEEFDSDVLRQFVVAFKKGKLKPIVKSQPVPKNNKGPVKVVVGKTFDTIVMDPKNDVLIEFYAPWCGHCKKLEPVYNELGKKYKNEKNLIIAKMDATANDVTNDHYKVEGFPTIYFAPKDKKNNPIKFEGGDRDLEHLSKFIEEHATKLSRTKEEL from the exons aTGAGGATGCGcgggctgtgggtgctggtgctgctgctggggctggctcagATCGCCCTCCTGGCGCGGGGCGCGGCCGCACAGGAGGAGTTTGGCGACGGAG AATCTGTTACAAAAGAAGCTGACGATGAAGGTGATGATGATGACGATGAAGAAGATGATGAAGATGACGATGATTCTGTAGTTAAAGAGGAGAATGGTGTGTTAGTCCTGAATGATGCCAACTTTGACACCTTCACTGCAGACAAGGACACCGTGCTGCTGGAGTTCTACGCACCATG GTGTGGGCACTGCAAGCAGTTTGCTCCTGAGTATGAGAAGATAGCCAAAACTCTGAAGGAACATGACCCTCCTATTCCTGTAGCCAAAATAGATGCTACTGCAGCCACTTCACTGTCAAGTCGTTTTGATGTCAGTGGCTACCCAACCATCAAAATCCTGAAAAAAGGCCAAGCTGTTGACTATGATGGGTCTCGGACAGAAGATG CTATTGTGGCCAAAGTCAAGGAGGTTTCTGACCCCAACTGGACCCCTCCACCCGAAGCCACTCTGGTATTGACCCAGGATAATTTTGATGAAGTTGTGAATGATGCTGACATAATCCTGGTGGAGTTCTATGCTCCATG GTGTGGCCACTGCAAGAGGCTTGCTCCAGAGTACGAGaaggctgcccaggagctcagcaAGCGCACGCCTCCCATCCCCCTGGCTAAAGTCGACGCCACGGCTGAAACGGAGCTCGCAAAGAAGTTTGATGTCACTGGCTACCCAACCCTCAAAATCTTCCGCAAGGGCAAGCCTTACGACTACAGTGGTCCTCGGGAAAAATACG GTATTGTCGACTACATGATTGAACAGGCTGGTCCTCCATCCAAACAGATTCAGGCTACCAAGCAGGTGCAAGAATTTCTGAAGGATGGGGATGATGTCATCATCATTGGTGTCTTTAGTGGAGAGAATGACAAAACCTATCAGCTCTATCAGGAAGCAG CTAATGGTTTGAGAGAGGATTATAAGTTCCATCACACCTTCAGCAATGAGATTGCAAAACTATTGAAAGTTTCTCCAGGAAAACTGGTTGTCATGCAGCCAGAAAAATTTCAGTCGAAGCACGAGTCCAAGATGCATGTTCTGAATCTTAAA GACTCTACAGATGGATCTGAGATTAAAGAGCATGTGCTAAAACATGCTTTGCCTCTGGTTGGTCATCGCAAGCCTTCCAACGATGCCAAGAGATACTCCAAGCGTCCTCTGGTGGTTGTCTACTACTCTGTGGACTTCAGTTTCGACTACCGTGTTG CTACTCAGTACTGGAGAAGCAAAGTCCTGGAAGTGGCTAAAGACTTCCCTGAATATGCGTTTGCTGTTTCTGATGAGGAAGATTATTCTTCTGAAATCAAGGATTTGGGCCTGCTTGAGAGTGGAGAGGATGTCAACGCTGCCATTCTGGATGAAGGTGGCAAGAAGTATGCCATGGAGCCAGAAGAGTTTGACTCTGATGTACTCAGGCAGTTTGTGGTAGCATTCAAAAAAG GAAAACTGAAGCCAATTGTGAAGTCCCAGCCAGTGCCGAAAAATAACAAAGGGCCTGTGAAAGTGGTAGTGGGTAAAACTTTTGATACCATAGTGATGGATCCAAAGAATGATGTTCTCATAGAGTTCTATGCCCCATGGTGTGGACACTGCAAGAAACTAGAACCAGTGTATAATGAGCTAGGCAAAAAATACAAGAATGAGAAAAATCTGATTATAGCCAAGATGGATGCTACTGCCAACGACGTGACGAATGACCACTACAAAGTGGAGGGATTCCCCACCATCTACTTCGCTCCAAAGGACAAGAAGAACAACCCAATTAAATTTGAAGGCGGGGACAGAGATTTAGAGCATTTGAGCAAATTTATAGAGGAGCATGCAACAAAACTCTCCAGAACAAAAGAAGAGCTTTAG